Proteins encoded in a region of the Flammeovirga yaeyamensis genome:
- a CDS encoding RagB/SusD family nutrient uptake outer membrane protein, with the protein MKNIYKIVISSSLLLAGSACSNFLDREPLARETTETFVSDPENLELMVIAGYDPMQWRFEGTQFYNYFIFGDIASDDADKGGLSETDLDYMTMVQKFQWNASEPLFESVWKRHFAGVFRANTVLSNVEVAKASVDENTYNQVKGEGLFLRGWHYFQLVKMYGGVPMFTSLEDYENLNSTPRSSEAELYELILNDFKAAGALLKTKDQYDAEYLGRATSGMAYSYFAKAALYSNDESTYEEAYTYAKNVIESGQYALLDDYANIWRLEEENGKESIFEVQFEPSNFNNWSTQGEGAGENMMQSPRAGGNSGNPASIGEGWGFNLPTVALEKAFRDAGDDIRREQTIIYDGEEVYPGEGTIRVAQPGDTNSDWYNTTGFAPQKYFLPQRELTTDFGDNRYNGHSNYRMFRYADLLLFASELAIRTGKGGAADYLNQVRARVNLAPIASPTLDDVFKERRLELAMEGHRFFDQVRTGQITAELVSEGFVQGVHEKFPIPQSEIDLTDGLITGNPSN; encoded by the coding sequence ATGAAAAATATATATAAAATAGTCATCTCTTCATCACTGTTGTTGGCAGGTTCAGCTTGTTCTAACTTCTTAGACCGTGAGCCTTTGGCAAGAGAAACTACAGAAACATTTGTTTCTGACCCGGAGAATCTAGAATTAATGGTAATTGCAGGGTACGACCCAATGCAATGGAGGTTTGAAGGAACACAATTCTACAACTATTTCATTTTTGGAGATATTGCTTCGGATGATGCTGATAAAGGTGGCTTATCAGAAACAGATTTAGATTATATGACTATGGTGCAGAAATTTCAATGGAATGCATCAGAACCTTTGTTTGAGTCTGTATGGAAAAGACATTTTGCAGGAGTATTTAGAGCAAATACAGTTTTATCTAACGTAGAAGTAGCCAAGGCTTCTGTAGATGAGAATACCTATAATCAAGTAAAAGGTGAGGGTTTATTCTTAAGAGGATGGCATTATTTTCAGTTAGTAAAAATGTATGGAGGTGTTCCAATGTTCACATCTTTAGAAGATTATGAGAACCTTAATTCGACACCTAGATCATCAGAAGCAGAATTGTATGAGCTGATTTTGAATGATTTTAAAGCAGCAGGAGCTTTATTAAAGACAAAAGATCAATACGATGCGGAGTACTTAGGGAGAGCAACTTCGGGAATGGCGTATTCTTATTTTGCAAAAGCAGCTTTATACTCAAACGATGAGTCCACTTATGAAGAAGCATATACTTATGCCAAGAATGTAATAGAAAGTGGACAGTATGCTTTACTAGATGATTACGCTAATATTTGGCGTTTAGAGGAAGAAAATGGAAAAGAATCTATTTTCGAAGTGCAATTCGAACCATCTAATTTCAATAACTGGTCTACTCAAGGAGAAGGTGCTGGAGAGAATATGATGCAATCTCCAAGAGCAGGTGGTAACTCAGGCAACCCTGCATCAATTGGAGAAGGTTGGGGCTTTAACTTACCAACCGTTGCTTTAGAAAAAGCATTTAGAGATGCTGGTGATGATATCCGAAGAGAGCAGACAATCATCTATGATGGTGAAGAAGTGTATCCTGGTGAAGGTACAATTCGTGTAGCTCAACCTGGAGACACAAATAGTGATTGGTACAATACCACAGGGTTTGCTCCTCAAAAGTATTTCCTTCCTCAAAGAGAGTTAACAACAGACTTTGGTGATAACCGTTACAATGGTCATTCTAACTATAGAATGTTTAGATACGCTGATTTATTATTGTTTGCTTCTGAATTAGCCATACGTACTGGTAAAGGAGGAGCTGCAGATTATTTAAATCAGGTGAGAGCAAGAGTGAATCTTGCACCAATTGCATCGCCTACTTTAGATGATGTTTTCAAAGAACGTCGATTAGAGTTGGCAATGGAAGGACACCGCTTCTTCGATCAAGTAAGAACAGGACAAATTACAGCTGAATTAGTCAGTGAAGGTTTTGTTCAAGGGGTACACGAAAAATTCCCTATTCCACAATCTGAAATTGATCTAACTGACGGATTGATCACAGGCAATCCAAGTAACTAG